The Candidatus Poribacteria bacterium genome segment TCTCTTTTAAGCCTGCAGCTTGCAAAACATCGCGCAATCGCACCCCGGTCCATTCGCTACAGCCGACCGCGCCACGAATCCACGGCGTCCCGTCAACCTTCGGCGTGAACAGACTTCTACCGTTTCCTGCACATTCTACCACCACTTGCATGGTCACCTGCGGGAAACGGAGGAGGTCGTCCATCAAAAGCGTGAGTTTTTTGTAAACCTCACCATCAATCGTCAATTTCCAACCGTTTAGGTCACCGCTTTTGGCGCGTTCCGGTATGCTGCTGTTATTGCGGACGAAATGTCGAGCCGTGGGGGTGACATCATCGTTAAGCAGGTGCGGGGCAAACTCACCGTTGAAGGGGTTCTCCGAGTGGACGATCATATCGGGTTTTGGGAGTAGATCTTGTTCAACGTCCGCCCACGCAGCGGGAATGAGTCCTCTGCCAAACAGACCTTTCACGGCAGCGTCTGAGCCGGCACCAAAGATCCCCAGACCGGCGAGCGCAGCCCCTTTGCCCATCGTCGCAAGGAAGTGCCGCCGTGAGGAAAGAGCGGTTTCAAAACCGTTTGTAGAAATGTACTTTTGTTTTATCATTGTGCCTCCACCT includes the following:
- a CDS encoding sulfite oxidase — its product is MIKQKYISTNGFETALSSRRHFLATMGKGAALAGLGIFGAGSDAAVKGLFGRGLIPAAWADVEQDLLPKPDMIVHSENPFNGEFAPHLLNDDVTPTARHFVRNNSSIPERAKSGDLNGWKLTIDGEVYKKLTLLMDDLLRFPQVTMQVVVECAGNGRSLFTPKVDGTPWIRGAVGCSEWTGVRLRDVLQAAGLKETAVYTGNYGADLPIGSGEPFSRGIPIEKAMDEHTLIALKMNGENLSAAHGFPARLIVPGWIGSSMQKWLNRIWVRDQVHDSEKMSGYSYRIPAYPPVPGGKPPKNEMVIATSGTVKSLITKPQSKTAVKIGIPVKVRGHAWGGENKVDKVYLSTDFGIRWQET